The following proteins come from a genomic window of Bactrocera tryoni isolate S06 chromosome 1, CSIRO_BtryS06_freeze2, whole genome shotgun sequence:
- the LOC120766355 gene encoding uncharacterized protein LOC120766355 gives NDNTILTSEYEIDGMCSKVNGYLPDLSRFFFVRNLTVSLTKFTVTIFTNWTKEYRLDLNIAVDGVKIRTINNLKILGVTFNSLCSCTPHTNAIIANIQSRNKIVKSLAGSTWGRDKETLLATYKAVGRPVLNYPIWSPRCNETQTRKLQTSQNTALRSTTGCLFMSPIEHLHSDALMLPVKEHNELLSKQLLLGCFYRNHLRSHLLGTEPPHKNIKRSFLNYDDDITSRADFGRNKFQTYTGD, from the exons AATGATAacacgatattgacgtcggaATATgaaatcgatggcatgtgttcaaagGTAAACGGCTATCTCCCCGACCTTTCTCGCTTTTTCTTTGTACGGAACTTAACGGTTTCCCTCACTAAATTCACAGTGACCATTtttacaaactggacgaaggagtacagacttgatcttaatattgcagtcgatggcgtcaaGATTCGGACTATCaataatcttaaaattttagGTGTGACTTTTAACAGTCTGTGCTCCTGTACTCCTCATACGAACGCGATTATCGCCAAtatacagagccgcaacaaaatcgtCAAGTCGCTAGcaggcagcacatggggaagagacaaagaaacgttgttggcaacttacaaggcaGTCGGACGCCCGGTCCTAAACTACCCAATATGGTCGCCTCGATGCaatgaaacgcagacgaggaagctccAGACCAgtcagaatactgcactccgatctacgacaggatgcctcttcatgtctcctatcgaacacctGCATAGTGATGcccttatgctcccagttaaagAACATAATGAACTACTCTCCAAACAGTTGCTGCTGGGGTGCTTTTACAGAAATCATCTTCGCAGTCACCTGCTTGGGACGGAACCGCCTCATAAGAATatcaagaggtcattcctcaACTACGATGACGACATCACAAGCCGAGCCGATTTTGGACGCAACAAATTTCAGACATACACAGG GGATTAG